The Thermomicrobiales bacterium genome contains a region encoding:
- a CDS encoding PQQ-binding-like beta-propeller repeat protein, translated as MKSTYCAVLVMVLGSIVGGGGAAAQMASPQLSWQYALADGAAYGLGISDDGATLVAVIGFGFDPGGQIVSLDPATGAVRWTHDVPEGASADPIVVDGVVYAGMGSLVGSGAAVYAVDAKTGDELWRTDVENRELPATPIDAVTYANGTLFVNRGDAVLLALDAASGAVAWEADLQKPSRGAPFVEGDTVFVSTGFDGGRIFALDTATGGEQWSVEEPDNPVTGPVGAGGVLYVPFVNGQMVAYDPETGAERWRASMGEQDPGTGTYPRPGLPLVVDGTLYVSSNGFGGAHTAALDALTGEPRWSVPTGDFSAGAPAMVEGVLLVGSDTGDLLGLDPVTGAELWRVAIPEKIDLDLNQATPPLTGNGWIYTRDETGGVAALIATMS; from the coding sequence TTGAAAAGTACCTATTGCGCGGTTCTGGTGATGGTTCTTGGGTCGATCGTTGGTGGAGGCGGCGCGGCCGCCCAAATGGCGTCCCCGCAACTCAGCTGGCAGTACGCATTGGCCGATGGCGCCGCGTACGGTCTCGGAATCTCAGATGACGGCGCGACATTGGTCGCAGTCATCGGGTTCGGATTCGATCCCGGCGGCCAGATCGTTTCGCTCGATCCCGCAACTGGCGCGGTGCGCTGGACGCACGATGTGCCCGAAGGCGCGTCTGCCGATCCGATCGTGGTGGATGGAGTTGTCTACGCGGGAATGGGAAGTCTGGTCGGCAGCGGCGCGGCTGTCTATGCCGTGGACGCGAAAACCGGCGATGAGCTTTGGCGGACCGATGTCGAAAACCGGGAGCTCCCGGCAACGCCGATCGATGCGGTCACCTATGCGAATGGCACGCTCTTCGTGAACCGGGGCGATGCTGTCCTGCTGGCGCTCGATGCCGCCAGCGGCGCGGTCGCGTGGGAAGCCGATCTGCAGAAGCCGTCGCGCGGCGCGCCGTTCGTCGAAGGCGACACGGTCTTCGTGTCCACCGGGTTCGATGGCGGGCGCATCTTCGCGCTCGATACCGCCACCGGGGGAGAACAGTGGAGTGTCGAGGAGCCAGACAATCCCGTGACTGGTCCGGTGGGGGCTGGAGGCGTGCTCTACGTTCCCTTCGTGAACGGGCAGATGGTTGCGTACGACCCTGAGACAGGAGCAGAACGCTGGCGCGCTTCGATGGGCGAGCAGGACCCGGGGACCGGCACGTATCCCCGACCGGGATTGCCGTTGGTAGTCGACGGAACGCTCTACGTGAGCAGCAACGGGTTCGGTGGCGCGCATACCGCAGCGCTCGATGCGCTGACTGGGGAACCACGCTGGAGTGTCCCGACCGGTGATTTCTCGGCTGGAGCGCCCGCGATGGTCGAAGGTGTGCTGCTGGTGGGCAGCGACACCGGTGATCTGCTTGGTCTCGATCCAGTCACCGGCGCCGAGCTTTGGCGAGTCGCCATCCCCGAAAAAATCGACCTCGATTTGAACCAGGCGACGCCGCCATTGACTGGCAACGGTTGGATCTACACGCGAGACGAAACCGGCGGAGTCGCCGCGCTGATAGCTACGATGAGCTGA
- a CDS encoding DinB family protein encodes MSTTKIEVYRDLFANVHNWLEGTMGDVTPEQAHWQPPGRVVPIAGHYIHHLTAEDAIINFGLRGVTPLLMGEWASRRGYPEPMPFSGPWDNWARSLTVDLDAARVYAQAVYANTDSYLAGLDDDQLAVVADYTAIGFGEQPLSYILNQVLTDGAAHCGEISCIKGLQQQQGYPF; translated from the coding sequence ATGTCGACAACCAAGATCGAGGTCTATCGAGATCTGTTCGCGAATGTCCACAACTGGCTCGAAGGAACGATGGGCGACGTCACGCCGGAGCAGGCGCACTGGCAACCCCCGGGCCGGGTGGTGCCCATAGCCGGGCACTACATTCACCACCTGACCGCCGAAGACGCAATCATCAACTTCGGCCTGCGGGGTGTCACCCCTCTTCTGATGGGCGAGTGGGCGAGCCGCCGCGGGTATCCGGAGCCCATGCCGTTTTCCGGACCCTGGGATAACTGGGCGCGGTCGTTGACCGTCGATCTGGACGCGGCGCGTGTCTACGCGCAGGCAGTCTATGCCAACACGGACAGCTATCTCGCTGGACTGGACGACGATCAGCTTGCAGTCGTCGCGGACTACACGGCCATCGGATTCGGGGAACAACCGCTGTCATACATCCTGAATCAGGTCCTTACGGATGGGGCTGCGCACTGCGGGGAGATCTCCTGCATCAAAGGGCTGCAACAACAACAGGGCTACCCCTTCTAG
- a CDS encoding mannonate dehydratase yields the protein MTWSLTIADILPAKRTILWQLAKQAGVTAAVVSMPEGPDDPPVWKFETLLRLKQDFADDGIDLQVIESAPSVIMEPIKQGTDQFDWALDRFCEMIDNMGRAGIPVMCHNFMAGLGWLRTSMALPDRGGALVTGYDHETMQRGGLSEFGEISEDGLWERMEIFLKRVVPVAEKAGVKLAVHPDDPPISPVRGVGRILTSPDNLQRVIDLVPSPNNGITFCQGSISTMVVDMPKEIRRFAGQNKVFFIHFRDVDGNPAKFRETFHDAGQTDMFETMRAWRDCGFTGPFRVDHVPTLAGEANLSPGYDVMGRLYAIGYAKGLMEGVNKTG from the coding sequence ATGACCTGGAGTCTCACCATCGCCGATATTCTGCCCGCCAAGCGCACCATCTTGTGGCAGTTGGCCAAGCAAGCCGGGGTTACCGCCGCGGTCGTGAGCATGCCAGAAGGGCCAGACGATCCACCGGTCTGGAAGTTCGAAACCCTGCTGCGGCTGAAACAGGATTTCGCGGACGACGGTATCGATCTGCAAGTGATCGAGTCTGCCCCATCCGTGATCATGGAACCGATCAAACAGGGCACCGACCAGTTCGACTGGGCGCTCGACCGCTTCTGCGAAATGATCGACAACATGGGCCGCGCCGGTATTCCAGTGATGTGCCACAACTTCATGGCCGGGCTCGGTTGGCTGCGCACATCCATGGCGCTCCCAGACCGCGGCGGCGCATTGGTCACCGGCTATGACCATGAGACCATGCAACGCGGCGGCCTAAGCGAATTCGGCGAGATCTCAGAAGACGGGCTTTGGGAGCGGATGGAAATCTTCCTCAAGCGGGTCGTGCCTGTCGCAGAAAAAGCCGGAGTCAAGCTGGCAGTGCATCCCGACGACCCCCCGATCTCTCCGGTGCGCGGCGTTGGCCGCATCCTGACGAGTCCGGACAACTTGCAACGGGTCATCGATCTCGTTCCCAGCCCGAACAATGGCATTACCTTCTGCCAGGGGTCGATCTCGACCATGGTGGTCGACATGCCGAAGGAGATCCGCCGCTTCGCCGGTCAGAACAAGGTCTTCTTCATCCACTTCCGCGATGTCGATGGCAATCCGGCGAAGTTCCGCGAAACGTTCCACGACGCCGGGCAAACCGATATGTTCGAAACCATGCGCGCCTGGCGCGATTGCGGGTTCACCGGCCCATTCCGCGTCGACCACGTCCCCACTCTGGCTGGCGAAGCCAATCTGTCACCTGGCTACGACGTCATGGGCCGGCTCTATGCCATCGGCTACGCCAAAGGCTTGATGGAAGGGGTCAACAAGACCGGCTGA
- a CDS encoding PQQ-binding-like beta-propeller repeat protein: MPEQFAHGSADFWDRLVVSPETAIPHEPDDRFILAIERLFPSPASDQAKARARARILDTKRPGIDATSVVAFQDALATPRSQSILPASLTRSHRWLAAAMLLVLLGAGLWFAAGRSIWTNWRSENEHVIPAASDRLGDVPMYGIDPGRSNAGPGPGIERQPTIAWEYPVSGTIGAAPIVVDEVAYFGSSSHLPNKPSEVLAVRASDGELIWSTPTEHTLSAGFAASANSIYVVDDGGVLYALDSYTGAERWRTPLRSDEPIEFTWYGSLLLVDGTLVVSSGSPMSVAAGDGNIFVARSSDEWVEGEEHVYAVSPDDGTVRWETTGHADLAGGLFALSLADGSVAWTHPGTPAFLGPSYVDGTVFYGEHASARVIALDAATGREEWQAKMASTDEFDGRSSPSVTSDLVVVATVSGVVVGIDRGNGEIRWRENAVSGHPMVFGKSSVPISGDVAVAGAYSEIAALDLSDQSTLWSLPVSVHSWGSGPLAISDQTIFVATLVESKDTGKLVALRSPP; the protein is encoded by the coding sequence ATGCCTGAGCAGTTCGCCCATGGATCTGCCGACTTCTGGGACCGGCTTGTGGTGTCTCCGGAAACAGCAATCCCGCACGAGCCCGACGACCGCTTCATTCTGGCCATCGAGCGTCTCTTTCCCAGTCCAGCATCAGATCAGGCAAAGGCACGTGCACGAGCTCGCATTCTTGACACGAAGCGGCCGGGGATCGACGCAACGTCAGTTGTTGCATTCCAGGATGCGCTCGCCACTCCCCGAAGCCAGTCGATCCTGCCGGCGAGTCTGACGCGGAGCCATCGGTGGTTGGCAGCGGCGATGCTGTTGGTGCTGCTTGGCGCTGGGCTCTGGTTTGCGGCCGGGCGCTCGATCTGGACGAATTGGCGATCGGAGAACGAGCACGTCATCCCGGCGGCGTCCGATCGACTGGGCGACGTCCCGATGTACGGCATCGACCCCGGCCGATCCAATGCCGGACCCGGTCCGGGCATCGAACGCCAACCAACGATCGCCTGGGAATACCCGGTGAGCGGAACGATTGGCGCGGCTCCGATCGTTGTCGACGAGGTCGCCTACTTTGGCTCCTCCTCGCACCTTCCCAACAAGCCAAGCGAGGTGCTGGCGGTCCGCGCCAGCGACGGCGAGCTCATCTGGTCGACGCCGACTGAGCACACGCTATCAGCAGGATTCGCGGCCTCGGCCAACTCGATCTACGTGGTCGACGATGGCGGAGTCCTTTATGCCCTCGACTCCTACACCGGAGCAGAACGCTGGCGAACCCCACTTCGCAGTGATGAGCCTATCGAATTCACGTGGTACGGCTCGCTCCTTCTGGTGGACGGAACCCTGGTCGTTTCGAGCGGGTCGCCGATGTCGGTCGCTGCTGGTGACGGGAACATTTTCGTGGCGCGCTCCTCGGACGAATGGGTGGAAGGCGAAGAGCACGTCTATGCGGTCTCACCAGACGATGGCACCGTGCGCTGGGAAACCACCGGCCACGCGGACCTGGCGGGAGGCCTTTTCGCGCTTTCGCTCGCCGATGGATCGGTCGCGTGGACCCATCCGGGGACACCGGCGTTTCTCGGACCGTCGTACGTCGATGGAACTGTGTTCTACGGAGAGCACGCGTCCGCGCGGGTGATTGCGCTCGATGCTGCCACGGGCCGTGAGGAATGGCAGGCGAAGATGGCATCGACCGATGAGTTCGATGGCCGCAGTTCCCCTTCGGTTACGTCGGATCTGGTCGTTGTCGCCACTGTGTCAGGCGTCGTGGTCGGAATCGATCGCGGCAATGGCGAGATTCGGTGGAGGGAGAATGCCGTTTCCGGCCATCCGATGGTCTTCGGCAAATCGTCAGTGCCTATCTCTGGGGACGTTGCAGTGGCAGGCGCCTACTCCGAGATTGCGGCGCTCGATCTCTCCGATCAGTCAACGCTCTGGTCATTGCCAGTCTCCGTGCATAGTTGGGGATCTGGCCCCCTCGCAATTTCAGACCAGACGATCTTCGTTGCCACCCTCGTGGAGTCAAAAGACACCGGGAAGCTCGTCGCGCTGCGATCGCCCCCGTAG
- a CDS encoding sigma-70 family RNA polymerase sigma factor: MVISLLALRHCPKHHSRHASFVTSAPHRPTQRSGNDRGSGKVPEDAALDSDQNRLLQQLLHGLPDEQRQLIELRAAGLTAAEIGVVLGKSETAVRQAQSRLIRSLRAQFDVSADGVMRHA, translated from the coding sequence ATCGTCATTTCGCTGCTGGCTCTTCGCCATTGCCCGAAACACCACTCGAGACATGCATCGTTTGTCACATCGGCACCCCACCGTCCAACTCAGCGAAGCGGAAATGATCGTGGATCCGGCAAAGTTCCCGAAGATGCGGCGCTGGATTCCGATCAAAACCGTCTCCTCCAGCAGTTGCTCCACGGGCTACCTGACGAGCAGCGGCAACTCATCGAGCTGCGCGCCGCTGGATTGACCGCCGCCGAAATTGGCGTCGTACTGGGCAAATCCGAAACCGCGGTGCGGCAAGCGCAGTCGCGCCTGATCCGATCGCTGCGCGCGCAGTTCGATGTCTCGGCCGATGGAGTGATGCGCCATGCCTGA
- a CDS encoding GMC oxidoreductase, whose translation MVVARRAERKVRSQVGTTFHPSSSCRMGPASDPMAVVDAHAQVYGVDGLLVVDASIFPTGPRVNLHCPIVAAAEKIAAELAADA comes from the coding sequence CTGGTCGTCGCGAGACGAGCCGAACGCAAGGTTCGCTCCCAGGTGGGCACCACCTTCCACCCATCCAGTAGCTGCCGGATGGGTCCCGCAAGCGACCCGATGGCCGTTGTAGATGCACACGCCCAGGTGTACGGTGTGGATGGCCTGCTGGTGGTGGATGCCTCGATCTTTCCCACGGGGCCCCGCGTGAACCTGCATTGCCCCATCGTTGCCGCGGCCGAAAAGATCGCCGCGGAGCTCGCAGCCGACGCCTAG
- a CDS encoding FAD-dependent oxidoreductase — translation MTKLPNYDFIIVGAGPAGCVLANRLSSDPARSVLLIEAGPDYGSDLADWPAELLNPLGVPTDSHSWGYEHSQETLAHQLELPRGRVVGGTSTMNGCIWMRGSAEDYDDWASMGNPGWGFDDLLPWFQKAEADPLGGKLHGTDGPVPISRVPASQWTLLDHALIASANELGFETIADLNGDREQSPGIGPTPKNIRDGVRFNGALSYLAPVRERANLTILPNATIDRVVIEDGRATGVMTSGGSAISGRTVILSAGAYGSPAILLRSGIGPSAELMDLGIPVVADLPGVGAGLMDHPLVNGLMECAIAPGAAPDAVTFTPLMIKARSSQVDDEIDLHIYQGQSFDESSGQWRLWLSISLQFARSHGRLRLDLA, via the coding sequence ATGACGAAGCTTCCCAATTACGACTTCATCATCGTCGGCGCGGGACCAGCAGGGTGCGTACTGGCCAATCGCCTTTCTTCCGACCCAGCCCGTTCGGTGCTGCTGATCGAAGCCGGTCCCGACTACGGATCCGATCTCGCCGATTGGCCGGCCGAACTGTTGAACCCGCTGGGTGTCCCGACCGATTCCCACTCCTGGGGGTACGAGCACAGTCAGGAGACGCTCGCCCATCAACTCGAGTTGCCGCGCGGCCGGGTGGTCGGAGGCACCTCGACCATGAACGGGTGCATCTGGATGCGCGGATCGGCCGAAGATTATGACGACTGGGCGTCGATGGGGAATCCCGGCTGGGGGTTCGACGACTTGCTGCCCTGGTTCCAGAAAGCCGAGGCTGATCCGCTCGGCGGAAAACTGCACGGCACAGACGGCCCCGTTCCGATCTCCCGCGTGCCCGCATCACAGTGGACACTGCTCGACCATGCGCTGATCGCATCGGCAAACGAACTGGGATTCGAAACCATCGCCGATCTGAATGGTGACAGAGAGCAGTCTCCCGGCATTGGTCCGACCCCAAAGAACATCCGCGACGGGGTCCGGTTCAATGGCGCGCTCTCCTATCTCGCTCCCGTTCGCGAGCGCGCGAACCTGACGATTCTCCCTAACGCGACCATCGACCGCGTCGTGATCGAGGATGGCCGCGCCACAGGGGTTATGACGAGCGGCGGTTCAGCGATCTCGGGACGCACGGTCATTCTGTCCGCCGGCGCCTATGGTTCTCCTGCGATCTTGCTTCGATCGGGAATCGGTCCAAGCGCCGAACTCATGGATTTGGGGATTCCGGTCGTCGCGGATCTGCCTGGGGTCGGCGCTGGATTGATGGACCATCCGCTCGTCAACGGGCTCATGGAGTGCGCAATTGCCCCTGGAGCGGCGCCCGATGCGGTGACATTCACGCCGCTCATGATCAAGGCGCGCAGTAGCCAGGTGGACGACGAGATCGACCTGCATATCTACCAGGGCCAGTCGTTCGACGAATCGAGCGGTCAATGGCGGCTCTGGCTCTCGATCTCATTGCAATTCGCCCGCTCGCATGGCCGGTTGCGTTTGGACCTCGCGTGA
- a CDS encoding serine hydrolase domain-containing protein, with protein MPDLEQVEQMFRAQVNEQRLYPGAALAVSVNGQVVLDLVIGYADTQRATRVDAESLFPMFSGSKPLGAVALWQQVEKGRLSLDDRVADHWPAFGSNGKDAVLVRHILCHRGGFPSTPESLPRAAWDHAQHVNRILETLTLETRPGVTSSYHFLTQHWVIAELIRIVDGRTYQSYLREEILNPLGLEQSHIVVSPDLEERCVKLHATDGTDEWGVEVIRSMDDDPIYRAVVPGGSLVSTAADMARFYAAIALGGAIDGAQILRPETVDRMLEVAVLDEIDPSFDLPVRRCYGFELGGLNEPRRHWPGATSTLRTFWHGGMGSSVCWGDRDTGLAVAFLTNGIRRDKAGAIARRDLSDAIRSAFLGTERSSGAAHAPWRGPL; from the coding sequence ATGCCTGACCTCGAACAGGTCGAGCAGATGTTCCGCGCGCAGGTGAACGAGCAGCGTCTCTATCCGGGAGCAGCACTGGCGGTCTCGGTCAATGGCCAGGTGGTGCTCGATCTGGTGATCGGGTACGCCGATACACAGCGGGCCACACGTGTTGACGCGGAATCGCTCTTCCCAATGTTCTCCGGTTCCAAGCCGCTAGGTGCGGTGGCATTGTGGCAGCAAGTCGAGAAGGGTCGTCTTTCGCTGGACGATCGGGTGGCCGATCATTGGCCGGCGTTCGGGAGCAACGGCAAAGACGCGGTTCTGGTTCGGCACATTCTCTGCCACCGCGGTGGCTTTCCGTCGACCCCAGAGTCGCTACCGCGCGCAGCCTGGGACCATGCGCAGCACGTGAATCGCATCCTCGAAACGCTCACGCTGGAAACTCGCCCCGGCGTCACCAGCAGCTATCACTTTCTCACCCAGCACTGGGTGATTGCGGAATTGATCCGCATCGTCGATGGCCGCACGTACCAGTCCTATCTGCGCGAGGAGATCCTGAACCCGCTTGGACTCGAGCAGAGTCATATCGTGGTTTCTCCCGATCTGGAAGAACGTTGCGTCAAGCTTCATGCCACTGATGGCACGGACGAATGGGGTGTCGAGGTCATACGCTCGATGGACGATGATCCGATCTATCGCGCGGTCGTGCCGGGTGGCAGCCTGGTATCGACCGCGGCCGATATGGCGCGCTTCTACGCCGCGATCGCGCTCGGTGGCGCCATCGATGGCGCTCAAATCCTCCGCCCCGAGACGGTTGATCGGATGTTGGAGGTGGCCGTGCTGGACGAGATCGATCCATCGTTCGACCTTCCCGTGCGCCGATGCTACGGATTCGAACTTGGCGGCCTGAACGAGCCACGCCGGCACTGGCCGGGAGCAACCAGCACACTCCGGACCTTTTGGCATGGTGGTATGGGATCGTCAGTTTGCTGGGGAGACCGCGACACGGGTCTGGCCGTGGCGTTTCTGACGAACGGCATACGACGTGACAAGGCGGGCGCAATCGCCCGGCGTGACCTCTCAGACGCGATCCGAAGTGCGTTCCTTGGCACGGAACGCTCTTCGGGAGCGGCACACGCTCCCTGGCGCGGACCGCTATAG
- a CDS encoding AMP-binding protein, which translates to MIYRSHIPDVDIPNAPFPTVALRNATRLADKPAFIDAESGRIVTFSELRHLVDRAAAGLHERGVRKGDVVAMFAPNSIDYAIAFYAITSLGAIAALANPTWTANELGTQLSRQSARFMLTTSALLDTVQAANAPLLTNDRIVVFGEHPTLRTFDELLASTASVPVVDIDPERDIAALLCSSGTTGMPKSVMLSHRALVATGAVGAVPEGVQEHDVLPGQLPLFHAFGVLINLASGPMAGATSVIISRFDFERFLQLVQTYRMTKIFTPPPLIVHLAKNPIVDNYDLSSLAFILSGAAPLGGDVQELVRNRVGCLVKQGYGMSEGVPTLICPNDLPFEKQGSAGKLTSRTEARVVDPESGQDLPTGERGELWMRGPQMMSGYLNDPEATAATLDSDGWLHTGDIAYADEDGYFYVVDRLKELIKYKGYQVAPAELEAILLTHPAVADAAVVRYPDDDAGEIPKAFVVTRAPIDAETLMAFVAGQVAPYKKVRMVEFIDVIPKSPSGKILRRELIARDRQPTPVLV; encoded by the coding sequence ATGATCTACCGAAGCCACATTCCAGACGTCGATATCCCGAATGCGCCATTTCCGACCGTCGCGCTGCGCAACGCCACTCGTCTCGCGGATAAGCCCGCGTTCATCGATGCCGAATCCGGACGGATCGTGACCTTCAGCGAACTTCGCCATCTGGTCGATCGCGCCGCCGCCGGTTTGCACGAACGAGGTGTGCGAAAGGGCGATGTGGTTGCGATGTTCGCCCCCAACAGCATCGACTATGCCATCGCGTTCTATGCCATCACCTCACTTGGAGCGATCGCGGCACTCGCCAATCCGACCTGGACAGCCAACGAGCTGGGAACCCAACTCTCGCGCCAATCGGCCCGCTTCATGCTCACGACATCCGCGCTGCTCGACACGGTGCAGGCGGCGAATGCCCCATTGCTGACGAACGACCGGATCGTTGTCTTCGGCGAGCACCCAACGCTGAGGACATTCGACGAACTGCTGGCCAGCACCGCATCGGTTCCCGTGGTCGATATCGATCCGGAGCGGGACATCGCCGCACTGCTCTGCTCCAGCGGAACGACTGGCATGCCCAAGAGCGTCATGCTCAGCCATCGAGCGCTGGTCGCCACTGGCGCTGTTGGCGCGGTGCCCGAAGGAGTCCAGGAGCATGATGTCCTGCCGGGACAGCTTCCCCTGTTCCATGCCTTTGGCGTGTTGATCAACCTCGCCTCCGGCCCGATGGCCGGCGCGACCAGCGTCATCATCTCCCGCTTCGATTTCGAACGGTTTCTGCAGCTCGTCCAGACCTATCGCATGACCAAGATCTTTACGCCGCCACCGTTGATCGTGCACCTGGCAAAGAACCCCATCGTCGACAACTACGATCTATCGTCGCTCGCGTTCATCCTTTCCGGGGCGGCTCCACTTGGCGGAGATGTCCAGGAACTCGTCCGAAATCGCGTTGGTTGCCTCGTCAAACAGGGGTATGGCATGAGCGAAGGGGTGCCAACGCTGATCTGTCCCAACGACCTGCCGTTCGAGAAACAGGGATCCGCCGGCAAGCTCACATCCAGAACCGAAGCGCGGGTCGTCGATCCGGAAAGCGGTCAGGATCTTCCCACTGGCGAGCGCGGCGAGCTCTGGATGCGCGGACCGCAAATGATGTCGGGCTATCTGAACGATCCCGAAGCGACTGCGGCAACCCTTGATTCCGATGGCTGGCTCCACACGGGCGATATCGCCTATGCCGACGAAGATGGCTATTTCTACGTTGTCGACCGGCTCAAGGAACTGATCAAATACAAGGGCTATCAGGTCGCTCCGGCAGAGCTGGAAGCCATCTTGCTGACTCATCCGGCGGTAGCGGACGCGGCCGTCGTGCGCTATCCGGACGACGACGCCGGCGAGATCCCCAAGGCATTTGTCGTCACCCGGGCGCCAATCGACGCGGAAACGCTGATGGCATTCGTTGCCGGGCAGGTCGCGCCCTACAAGAAGGTGCGCATGGTGGAGTTCATCGACGTCATTCCGAAATCACCATCTGGCAAGATCTTGCGTCGCGAGTTGATCGCCCGCGACCGGCAGCCAACGCCGGTATTGGTGTAG
- a CDS encoding helix-turn-helix transcriptional regulator, which produces MGQERMQALWRTGANTPLQEIVGELLRIDSAPPAYPVPSDANGPQFGLTPREIEVLRLVRDGRSNREIGEQLFVSERTAQTHVQHILAKLDVNTRAAAAARAVELEIV; this is translated from the coding sequence ATGGGACAAGAGCGCATGCAAGCGCTCTGGCGAACAGGAGCCAATACACCACTGCAGGAGATCGTTGGTGAACTCTTGCGCATCGACTCCGCGCCACCGGCATACCCTGTTCCATCCGACGCCAATGGACCGCAGTTCGGTCTGACCCCACGTGAGATCGAAGTCCTCCGCCTCGTTCGGGACGGCCGCTCCAATCGGGAAATCGGCGAACAGCTTTTCGTCAGTGAGCGCACCGCGCAGACACACGTACAGCACATTCTCGCCAAGCTCGACGTCAATACCCGGGCCGCGGCTGCCGCGCGAGCGGTCGAACTGGAGATCGTCTGA